One genomic region from Deltaproteobacteria bacterium encodes:
- a CDS encoding S-layer homology domain-containing protein — MKGSLPMEGILRPVSLPPELTPLKKVRTLTRAGLAVLMLMEIPAGSLPERSGEKIVVDVSNHWARKEIIQVVRLGWMSAQAGHRFQPDLPVTRGDAAGIFDALLEQGGVEASPLPESGRGPLDLPKGHLLYPVVRRLLAMGIMDLDGAGNFNPEEKLSGSEARAILRKIRILLIAGPGVGKLP; from the coding sequence ATGAAAGGATCGCTGCCCATGGAGGGGATCCTCCGGCCGGTCTCGCTTCCTCCGGAACTGACGCCCTTGAAGAAGGTGCGGACCCTTACCCGGGCGGGACTGGCCGTCCTGATGTTGATGGAGATTCCTGCCGGCAGTCTTCCCGAACGGTCAGGAGAGAAAATCGTTGTTGATGTGTCGAACCACTGGGCGAGAAAGGAGATCATCCAGGTGGTCCGTTTGGGGTGGATGTCCGCTCAGGCCGGTCATCGCTTCCAGCCGGATCTCCCCGTGACGCGGGGGGATGCGGCCGGAATTTTTGATGCGCTCCTTGAACAGGGCGGGGTGGAAGCAAGCCCGCTGCCGGAGAGCGGCAGAGGGCCGCTGGATCTGCCGAAGGGACATCTTCTCTATCCGGTCGTGCGAAGGCTCCTTGCCATGGGGATCATGGATCTCGATGGAGCGGGGAATTTTAACCCGGAAGAAAAGCTCTCCGGTTCGGAGGCCCGGGCGATATTGCGAAAAATCAGGATCCTTCTGATCGCGGGTCCCGGGGTTGGGAAATTGCCGTGA